From Bacteroidota bacterium, the proteins below share one genomic window:
- a CDS encoding FAD-dependent oxidoreductase produces MNQDAVVDYLIVGQGLAGTLLGRAFERRGISFRIVEQEKPVSSSRVAAGLVHPVTGRRRAKSWMADTFLTFNESYYNSLHRDTGELFYHAVDGLEVAATVKECNDWTARMSDPDLDHLLVGQYTDDDYKTALQPSAGQFVMRHCGWMDLPRFLDFFRVKWSNQGILLTDTFDPTSLQLTEEFVQFNQVSARSIIFCEGEQARKNPLWSWLPFDPVKGEILTIRVPGLPQQHIIFHGLFLVPIGNERFRAGATYSWHELDQIPTEQAKKDLIDKLESVLRLPFELIDHQAGIRPAVKGRRPLIGRHPKHANVFLLNGFGSKGVLMGPWLTENFADWLSGKGTLHPETDIARYYIFVGDQ; encoded by the coding sequence ATGAATCAGGATGCGGTGGTAGATTATCTGATCGTCGGTCAGGGATTGGCAGGTACACTACTGGGGCGCGCTTTTGAACGCCGGGGAATCTCCTTCCGCATTGTCGAACAGGAAAAACCGGTATCCTCTTCACGCGTTGCGGCGGGTTTGGTCCATCCGGTAACCGGTCGCAGGCGTGCTAAAAGCTGGATGGCCGACACCTTTCTCACCTTCAATGAATCCTACTATAATTCCCTGCATCGCGATACCGGCGAGTTGTTCTATCACGCGGTCGATGGACTGGAAGTAGCCGCCACTGTAAAGGAATGCAACGACTGGACTGCCCGCATGTCCGATCCGGATCTCGATCACTTGCTCGTCGGGCAGTATACGGATGATGACTATAAAACTGCCTTACAACCTTCGGCGGGGCAATTCGTCATGCGGCATTGTGGTTGGATGGATCTGCCCCGTTTTCTTGACTTCTTCCGGGTAAAATGGAGTAACCAAGGGATATTATTGACGGACACCTTTGATCCGACATCACTTCAACTTACCGAGGAGTTCGTTCAATTCAACCAGGTCAGCGCGCGGTCCATCATCTTCTGTGAAGGGGAACAAGCGAGAAAGAATCCATTATGGTCCTGGTTACCATTTGACCCTGTGAAGGGAGAGATCCTCACGATTCGCGTACCGGGTTTGCCGCAACAGCATATTATTTTCCATGGACTATTCCTCGTGCCGATCGGAAATGAACGCTTTCGAGCCGGAGCAACTTACTCCTGGCATGAACTGGATCAAATCCCGACTGAACAGGCAAAAAAAGACCTGATAGACAAACTGGAAAGTGTATTACGCCTGCCCTTTGAGTTAATAGACCACCAGGCCGGTATACGCCCGGCTGTAAAAGGGCGTCGTCCGCTGATCGGCCGTCATCCGAAGCATGCCAATGTTTTCCTGTTGAATGGATTTGGCAGCAAGGGAGTCCTCATGGGACCCTGGCTGACAGAGAACTTTGCTGATTGGTTAAGCGGAAAAGGAACACTGCATCCGGAGACGGACATCGCCCGCTACTATATTTTCGTCGGCGATCAATAA